In one Prosthecochloris aestuarii DSM 271 genomic region, the following are encoded:
- a CDS encoding radical SAM/SPASM domain-containing protein, producing the protein MYHLRKKEPMAEIHYRTTTFRMPEHIRYLGHNRNGRSVFFNPLAPDWIAVEDGVALALSLCDGHRNIEEITRIFEPGTSDKITIEPMMETLASAGWLEPATGDNHQPTSRQKMPGAPLSSLSLYVTASCNLSCRYCFYNAGHTDTPDVLKTQDILNLIDRITGSTVSNMVFLGGEPLLHDDIALIGRYALDRGIKSQLVTNGTLINEENSEEIAESFATIQISLDGLKKEHEVIRGKASFEPALRGMRLLLHKKSDIRVSCMVSRVNVHELDGFISFLFEEGVRHVHFTRLLMTGRGRSGTNHAISEKIFYELLAGLEATWGSVMHMDQYRALCDIVNKPKHICGIGNGTLEINHLGDIYPCYRFMDDESKLGNIRTDSPLSLYQDSDIIAKLRCETVEADVNCRDCQIRLLCGGGCLADRSEKLVDAVECDQKRSFWNNLILSS; encoded by the coding sequence ATGTATCATCTTCGAAAAAAAGAACCTATGGCGGAAATTCACTACAGAACGACAACATTCCGAATGCCGGAGCACATTCGCTATCTTGGCCACAATCGAAACGGACGCTCGGTATTTTTCAATCCGCTGGCTCCGGACTGGATAGCTGTAGAGGACGGAGTCGCGCTTGCTCTTTCCCTATGCGATGGTCATCGAAATATCGAAGAAATAACCAGAATTTTTGAACCCGGTACTTCTGACAAAATCACTATTGAACCAATGATGGAAACGCTGGCCTCTGCCGGGTGGCTCGAACCGGCAACCGGCGATAACCATCAACCAACATCGAGGCAGAAGATGCCCGGAGCCCCACTTTCGTCGCTATCTCTCTACGTAACCGCATCCTGCAACCTTTCATGTCGCTACTGTTTTTACAATGCAGGCCACACGGATACCCCCGATGTATTGAAAACACAGGACATCCTCAATCTTATTGACCGGATAACCGGCAGTACGGTATCGAACATGGTTTTTCTCGGAGGCGAACCCCTTCTGCACGACGATATTGCCCTGATCGGTCGTTACGCCCTTGACAGAGGCATTAAATCGCAACTTGTTACCAACGGCACTCTTATTAATGAAGAAAATTCCGAAGAGATCGCCGAATCCTTTGCTACGATTCAAATCAGTCTCGATGGTCTTAAAAAGGAACATGAGGTAATACGGGGGAAAGCAAGTTTCGAACCGGCATTACGAGGCATGCGTCTGCTGCTGCACAAGAAATCGGATATTCGCGTCAGTTGTATGGTCAGTCGTGTCAATGTTCATGAACTTGATGGTTTTATCAGCTTTCTATTCGAAGAGGGAGTCCGTCACGTGCACTTCACCAGGCTGCTGATGACAGGAAGAGGACGTAGCGGCACAAATCATGCTATCAGTGAAAAAATATTTTACGAACTACTGGCTGGCCTGGAGGCAACATGGGGCTCGGTAATGCATATGGATCAGTACCGGGCGCTGTGCGACATCGTCAACAAGCCCAAACACATCTGCGGCATCGGCAACGGAACTCTCGAAATCAATCATCTTGGGGACATCTACCCCTGTTATCGATTCATGGACGACGAATCGAAGCTTGGCAACATCAGAACGGATAGCCCACTCAGCCTTTATCAGGATTCAGATATCATTGCCAAACTCAGATGCGAAACCGTCGAGGCCGACGTCAATTGCCGTGACTGTCAGATCAGACTGCTTTGTGGGGGAGGGTGCCTTGCCGATAGAAGCGAGAAGCTGGTAGATGCTGTAGAGTGCGATCAGAAAAGATCATTCTGGAATAATTTGATCCTTTCATCCTAA
- a CDS encoding IS256 family transposase, producing MLIGATPEGNKELVAVCGGYRESTESWLEVLRDLKERNMESPNLCIGDGALGFWKAIREVYPEAEHQRCRVYKTANALDKIPKSVQPSAKSLIHDIYRAETEKDARTAYQRFQDRYKAKYPKAVENLMKDEASLFTFYQYPAEHWQHIRSTSVIESAFATVRLRTAKRRGQGTMATTLAMVFKLAERAQKRWRRLRGYKLIPKSLNGINFINRTEKILAA from the coding sequence GTGCTGATAGGCGCCACACCTGAAGGCAACAAGGAACTGGTCGCCGTCTGCGGAGGGTACCGGGAAAGCACCGAGTCATGGCTTGAGGTGCTGCGCGATCTCAAGGAACGCAATATGGAATCTCCCAACCTCTGCATCGGTGACGGAGCCCTCGGCTTCTGGAAAGCCATCCGTGAAGTCTATCCTGAAGCAGAGCACCAGCGCTGCCGGGTGTATAAGACCGCAAACGCTCTGGACAAAATTCCAAAGAGCGTGCAGCCAAGCGCCAAATCCCTGATCCATGACATCTACCGTGCAGAGACCGAAAAAGACGCCAGAACAGCCTATCAGCGATTTCAGGATCGATACAAGGCAAAGTATCCAAAGGCTGTTGAAAACCTCATGAAGGATGAAGCCTCACTGTTCACCTTCTACCAGTATCCGGCAGAACACTGGCAGCATATCAGGAGTACCAGCGTTATTGAATCAGCATTTGCAACCGTTCGATTACGGACAGCAAAGAGACGAGGTCAGGGAACCATGGCAACCACCCTGGCAATGGTCTTCAAGCTTGCCGAACGAGCACAAAAACGGTGGCGACGATTGCGTGGTTACAAGTTGATTCCAAAGAGCCTTAACGGTATTAATTTTATCAACAGAACAGAGAAGATACTTGCTGCTTAA
- a CDS encoding RrF2 family transcriptional regulator: MMQLLTQHTDYALRALLMLADHPDSYLSARHIAEKQEIPYQFLRGLLQEMPREGLICSHEGAHGGVGLNRDPGSISVRNVIELFQGKVELSECMFRKQLCSNRSRCVLRHQIMRIESVVAREFDRITIGSLLNDLHAVDRMNHETSISPAISGILTNTQKYHETNDSQY, translated from the coding sequence ATGATGCAGTTACTGACACAACATACCGATTACGCACTACGGGCATTGCTGATGCTTGCCGATCATCCGGATTCATACCTGTCTGCGCGTCATATTGCTGAAAAACAGGAGATACCCTACCAGTTTCTCAGGGGCCTTCTGCAGGAGATGCCACGCGAAGGATTGATATGTTCTCATGAAGGCGCTCATGGAGGGGTAGGGTTGAATCGGGATCCGGGCAGTATTTCAGTGCGCAATGTGATCGAGCTTTTTCAGGGAAAGGTCGAACTGTCGGAATGCATGTTTCGCAAACAGTTGTGTTCCAATCGATCACGATGCGTGCTGCGCCACCAGATCATGAGGATCGAAAGCGTCGTCGCCAGAGAATTCGATCGCATAACGATCGGTTCATTGCTCAATGATTTGCATGCGGTCGATAGGATGAATCACGAAACCTCAATCTCCCCTGCAATCTCGGGGATACTCACCAACACGCAGAAATATCATGAAACGAACGATAGTCAGTATTGA
- a CDS encoding Spy/CpxP family protein refolding chaperone has product MLRIELDEAAFAGKPDMRKIDRIAEKIGNVHTEMTKKRIHSRIQVNNILTDEQKQSVNNQRTIMPMASISISASMKAGSASWC; this is encoded by the coding sequence ATGCTTCGTATCGAACTCGATGAAGCCGCCTTTGCAGGAAAACCTGACATGCGAAAAATTGACCGGATCGCCGAGAAGATCGGCAATGTTCATACAGAGATGACAAAAAAACGGATCCATTCGAGGATACAGGTTAACAACATACTCACCGATGAACAGAAGCAGAGCGTCAATAACCAACGCACCATAATGCCGATGGCATCCATTTCAATCTCCGCCTCGATGAAGGCCGGCTCTGCGTCCTGGTGCTGA
- a CDS encoding 4Fe-4S dicluster domain-containing protein, producing MKRTIVSIDEALCTGCGECIPGCPEGALQVIDGKARLVSDLFCDGLGACIKTCPYGAIAVEEREAEPYDERRVMKESIVPAGSNVIAAHLDHLRSHGETEYLNRALKYLKECDIAIPEKHLPSEQHQNIPAGGGCPGSAAQQFQTAGSSPGAVASAPSRLTHWPVQLHLVTPSAPCYHGSDLLLAADCAAFAAGDFHERFMSGRSLAIACPKLDTGIDRYIEKLVAMIDMAGIASITVVFMEVPCCGGLMTIVEQALARSVRTVPVRRVMMSVRGEVLLEETRNCETAGAPEERPRC from the coding sequence ATGAAACGAACGATAGTCAGTATTGATGAAGCGCTTTGTACCGGATGCGGCGAATGTATTCCCGGTTGCCCTGAGGGGGCATTGCAGGTTATCGACGGCAAGGCCCGCCTTGTCAGCGATCTCTTTTGTGACGGCCTGGGAGCCTGCATCAAAACCTGTCCTTATGGCGCCATTGCCGTGGAGGAGCGTGAGGCTGAACCCTATGACGAAAGACGGGTGATGAAAGAAAGTATTGTCCCCGCTGGCAGCAACGTTATCGCAGCTCATCTGGATCATCTTCGTTCACATGGTGAAACCGAATATCTGAATAGAGCGCTGAAGTACCTCAAAGAGTGCGACATTGCAATCCCTGAAAAGCACCTTCCTTCTGAACAGCATCAAAACATACCCGCAGGAGGAGGATGTCCCGGAAGCGCAGCACAGCAGTTTCAGACTGCCGGTTCTTCACCCGGGGCTGTTGCTTCTGCTCCCTCGCGTCTGACCCACTGGCCGGTTCAGCTGCACCTGGTAACCCCGTCAGCCCCGTGTTATCATGGATCCGATCTGTTGCTGGCAGCGGATTGCGCAGCGTTTGCGGCAGGTGATTTTCATGAGCGTTTCATGTCAGGCAGGAGCCTTGCTATTGCGTGTCCGAAACTGGACACCGGGATCGACCGGTATATCGAAAAACTTGTTGCCATGATTGACATGGCCGGTATAGCCTCGATTACCGTTGTGTTCATGGAAGTGCCTTGCTGCGGAGGACTGATGACGATTGTCGAGCAGGCTTTGGCAAGATCTGTCAGAACCGTGCCGGTCAGGCGCGTCATGATGAGTGTCCGTGGTGAGGTTTTGCTTGAAGAAACACGGAATTGCGAAACGGCAGGCGCCCCTGAAGAGAGACCTCGATGCTGA
- a CDS encoding tetratricopeptide repeat protein — protein sequence MLKDALGNYRGTLSDVNRIILRNQDNALAWYDRGNLKHSAGDDEGAIDDYTEALRIGLRKREELHALGNRAMALATLGRYEEAIMDCTSIIDALPKNKSLLRTAHLRRAELNKRTGNAQAARLDSQAAEQLTLR from the coding sequence ATGCTGAAAGACGCTCTGGGAAATTACAGGGGTACGCTTAGCGATGTGAACCGTATCATCTTGCGCAATCAGGATAATGCGTTGGCCTGGTATGACCGGGGGAACCTGAAGCACAGTGCAGGCGATGATGAAGGGGCGATAGACGATTACACCGAAGCCCTGCGTATAGGGCTCCGAAAACGGGAGGAACTTCATGCTTTGGGCAACAGGGCAATGGCATTGGCAACGCTCGGCCGATACGAAGAAGCTATAATGGATTGCACCAGCATTATTGATGCCCTTCCAAAAAACAAGAGCTTGCTGAGAACCGCTCATCTCAGAAGAGCGGAACTCAATAAGAGAACAGGCAATGCACAAGCAGCTCGTCTGGATAGTCAGGCGGCTGAACAGTTAACACTAAGATAA